The Amblyomma americanum isolate KBUSLIRL-KWMA chromosome 3, ASM5285725v1, whole genome shotgun sequence genome window below encodes:
- the LOC144124826 gene encoding uncharacterized protein LOC144124826 isoform X2: MPAGRFSWERFLERVREHPYLYDTNLTHYKDSNLKDRQWVEIGQQFGITGLQAKNKWRNARDRYIKIRVQMKRSAQSEYSGMGITAPKIKWRYYQALDDMLRDTQHYSQLCGEYIYQCVDTQSVSAEGGTSQDGELTLRIERAGPAATFDCSLDGEPSHAQQNDLPSSPEAEGSSTRKRNRLDDCGDDEGDPASTDEATLLQHLNACIAQLVAATNRPPPPPPPEPPQPQPLASREGAPRDECHFHGMSVAARLRRLDEATLPQVLHKISEVLLQHGV, encoded by the exons ATGCCTGCGGGAAGATTCTCTTGGGAGCGGTTTTTAGAGCGGGTGCGCGAGCACCCTTACCTCTACGACACGAATTTAACACACTACAAGGACTCAAATCTCAAAGATCGCCAGTGGGTGGAAATAGGACAACAGTTCGGAATCACAG GGCTGCAGGCGAAGAACAAATGGAGGAACGCACGTGACCGCTACATCAAGATCCGCGTGCAGATGAAGCGGAGCGCACAGAGCGAGTACAGCGGAATGGGCATTACCGCCCCTAAGATCAAGTGGCGGTACTACCAAGCTCTGGACGACATGCTCAGGGACACGCAGCACTACAGCCAGCTATG TGGCGAATACATCTACCAGTGTGTGGACACGCAGTC GGTATCAGCCGAAGGCGGGACGTCTCAGGATGGTGAGCTAACCCTTAGAATCGAAAG GGCGGGTCCTGCAGCAACATTTGACTGCAGCCTCGACGGGGAACCTTCACACGCGCAGCAGAACGACCTCCCTTCGTCTCCTGAAGCCGAAGGCAGCTCCACTCG CAAACGAAACAGGCTCGACGACTGCGGAGACGATGAGGGCGACCCCGCAAGCACCGATGAGGCGACGCTGTTGCAGCACCTGAACGCCTGCATTGCTCAACTGGTGGCCGCTACAaaccggccgccgccgccgccgcctccggaGCCGCCGCAGCCGCAGCCACTGGCGTCGCGAGAGGGCGCTCCCAGAGACGAGTGCCACTTCCACGGGATGTCGGTCGCAGCCAGACTGCGGCGGCTGGATGAGGCCACGCTACCTCAGGTCCTGCACAAGATCAGCGAGGTTTTGCTGCAACACGGCGTGTGA
- the LOC144124826 gene encoding uncharacterized protein LOC144124826 isoform X1, with protein MPAGRFSWERFLERVREHPYLYDTNLTHYKDSNLKDRQWVEIGQQFGITGLQAKNKWRNARDRYIKIRVQMKRSAQSEYSGMGITAPKIKWRYYQALDDMLRDTQHYSQLCHLAELVNIKTEPGEYIYQCVDTQSVSAEGGTSQDGELTLRIERAGPAATFDCSLDGEPSHAQQNDLPSSPEAEGSSTRKRNRLDDCGDDEGDPASTDEATLLQHLNACIAQLVAATNRPPPPPPPEPPQPQPLASREGAPRDECHFHGMSVAARLRRLDEATLPQVLHKISEVLLQHGV; from the exons ATGCCTGCGGGAAGATTCTCTTGGGAGCGGTTTTTAGAGCGGGTGCGCGAGCACCCTTACCTCTACGACACGAATTTAACACACTACAAGGACTCAAATCTCAAAGATCGCCAGTGGGTGGAAATAGGACAACAGTTCGGAATCACAG GGCTGCAGGCGAAGAACAAATGGAGGAACGCACGTGACCGCTACATCAAGATCCGCGTGCAGATGAAGCGGAGCGCACAGAGCGAGTACAGCGGAATGGGCATTACCGCCCCTAAGATCAAGTGGCGGTACTACCAAGCTCTGGACGACATGCTCAGGGACACGCAGCACTACAGCCAGCTATG CCATCTGGCGGAGCTCGTCAATATCAAGACGGAACC TGGCGAATACATCTACCAGTGTGTGGACACGCAGTC GGTATCAGCCGAAGGCGGGACGTCTCAGGATGGTGAGCTAACCCTTAGAATCGAAAG GGCGGGTCCTGCAGCAACATTTGACTGCAGCCTCGACGGGGAACCTTCACACGCGCAGCAGAACGACCTCCCTTCGTCTCCTGAAGCCGAAGGCAGCTCCACTCG CAAACGAAACAGGCTCGACGACTGCGGAGACGATGAGGGCGACCCCGCAAGCACCGATGAGGCGACGCTGTTGCAGCACCTGAACGCCTGCATTGCTCAACTGGTGGCCGCTACAaaccggccgccgccgccgccgcctccggaGCCGCCGCAGCCGCAGCCACTGGCGTCGCGAGAGGGCGCTCCCAGAGACGAGTGCCACTTCCACGGGATGTCGGTCGCAGCCAGACTGCGGCGGCTGGATGAGGCCACGCTACCTCAGGTCCTGCACAAGATCAGCGAGGTTTTGCTGCAACACGGCGTGTGA